The genomic stretch GCCTTACAACGATCTGGCGGTCACGCGCCGACTGATTGAAGCACATGTACACGAGCTGGCGGCCGTGATTGTCGAGCCGTTGCAGCGCTGCACGCCGCCCCGGCCCGGTTTTCTCGAAGGTCTGCGCGAGTTGACGCGCCAGCACGACGTGCTGCTGATCTTCGACGAGGTGGTCACCGGTTTCCGGCTCGCTTACGGCGGCGCACAAGAATACTACGGCGTCGTTCCCGACCTGGTGGCATATGGAAAAGCGCTCGGCGGCGGCTATCCAATCGGCGCCTTTGGCGGCCGACGCGAGTTGCTCGCGCTGGTGTGCGAGGAGCGCCTGGGCCAGTTACCCTACGTCTGGACGGCATCGACGCTGGGCGGCAATCCGATTTCGGCGGCCGCGGCCCTGGCGGCCTTGGGTGTGTTCCGCGGCGCGGGGGTCTACGCGCGCCTGCACGCCCTGGGGCGATATCTGCGCTCCGGTCTGGTCGGGGCGCTCCAGGCGTACGGCGTGGTCGGACAGATCCTCGGCGATGGGCCCCTGGCCCAGGTCGTGTTTTCTCCCCAGCCGGTGCATGACTATCGTAGCGGGTTGCGGGCCGATCGGGCCCGAGCGCGGGCGCTGATGCTCGAATTGTTTCGCAGCGGGATCTTTCTCAACCCGATGGGTACGAAGCTGTACTTGTCGCTCGCGCATGACGAAGCGGCCTGCGACGAGCTGATCGAACTTTTCACTGCGGCGCTGCGTCGGACCGGTTGACCGATCGCGCGACGAGCGGCGCCGGCCACCCGCCACTGGAGCAGACGCCTTACTCGGGCGTCGCGGTCGAATCGCCCGGATTGAGTTGGCGCTCGAACCCGGCGCAATCGAGCATCGGCAACCGGGGATATTTGGGATAGCGCGGGTCGTGTTGCGAGCGGCCACAAAGATAGAAGGTGCTGCCGCGCCCCGTTTCCACGCGCCGCGCGTGGCGACACCCTGCGCACAGGCCCACCGGAACGCCGGTCATGGCGCACTCACTTTTCCAGCATGGGGCCCAGGATGCCTTGCAGCTTGGTCAAGCTGCGCGACAGCATCACCCGCACCGCGCCGTCCGACTTCCCCAGCTTCTCGGCGATCTCCTTCGACGGCAGCCCCTCGACGTAGCGCAGGCGCAGCGCTTCGCGCTGCTCTTCGGGCAACTCGTCGAGTGCGGCCAGCAATTTCACCTCGCGCTGACCGCGCGAAAACGCCTGGCTGGCCGTAGTCATGCTGGCAACGAGCAGGTTGATAAACCCGCCGCGGTTGGAATCGTCCGTGCGGTTGTCGATTGACACCTCGCGGGCGGCGGAACGCTTTTGCGCGCCGAACAGCCTGCGGTGGGCGTCGACGATCCTGCGCTGGGCAATCTGACAGAGCCAACCAAACGGATCGCGATCGCCCAGCTCCATCGCCGGCAGCGATCGAACCGCTTCGGCGCTCACCTCTTGCGCCAGGTCCTCGGGCTCGATGCGCGAACGCAGGCCGGGTCCCATCTGGCGGACGATATAGCCCAACAACTGCGGACCCTTGGCGGCCAGGTACTGACCGAGCGCCTCGCCATCGCCTTGCTTCAAACGCTCGACCAGGGCCTGTTGTTCGTCATCGTTCATAGTCGGGTTTCCCTGGCCGGGCGCTGCCGCCGCAGGCCGGATGTGTCTGGGAGCGTTACCGAAGAGATTGTAAATTGAAGCCGAGGCACTGAGAATCGGCTCTGGGCGTCTGCGCGGTGCAGCATCCGACCGGCGCAGCAGACCGTGTCCGGCAGCCGAATCTAGCAAATCGCCCTCTGGGACAGCCGTGAACTCTTCCGACGCGACACCCACGTTGGGCATGGACGACTCGAGCCGGGTCTGGGACTTGCTCGCCGGCCGGATCGAGACTTTGGTCGAGCAGTGGGAATCGGGCGCCGAGCCGCCGCTGTTAGCCGACCTGCTCGAAGCCCGCGACCCGCCCAATTTCCGCCGGCTGGCCCTGATCGAGCTGATCAAGGTCGACCTGGAATACCGCTGGCAGCGTCGGCAGATGCCTCGGCTGATCGAGGAGTATGTTGCCGAGTTCCCCGAGTTGATCGACCCCGATTTGCCGTGCGACCTGATCTATGAGGAATTTCACGTTCGCCGCCGGGCGGGCGAAAGCGTTCGCGGCTCGGACTATTACGAGCGGTTTCCCGAGCAGGCCGAGGAGTTGCGGCGGTTGATCGCCTTCGAGTCGCCGGAGACGTCGACCTCGGTCTTTGGCACGAGCGGCAAACGCCCGACCGTGGCGGTCGGCGAGCGGCTGGACGAATTCGACCTGCTCGCGCAATTGGGGAGCGGCGCTTTCGCCACGGTGTTCCTCGCCCGCCAGAATTCGCTGCAGCGACTCGTGGCGGTCAAGGTGTCAGCCGACCGCGGCACCGAGCCACAAACCCTGGCGCAGCTCGACCACCCGCATATTGTAAGGGTCTACGACCAGCGCGTCCTGGCCGATCGCAAGCTGCGGCTGCTCTACATGCAATACGTGGCCGGCGGCACGCTGCATACCGTCGTCGATCTGGTGCGCCAAACGCCGCTGCAACACCGCACGGGGCGGCTCGTGCTCCAAGCGGTCGACAAGTCGCTCGACACGAGGGGCGAATCGCCGCCCAGCGATTCGGCGACGCGCGGGCGCCTGGCCCGTTCGACCTGGCCCGAGGCCGTTTGCTGGTTGGGAAGCCGGCTGGCATCGGCGCTGGCCTACGCCCACCGAATGGGCGTTTTGCATCGCGACGTCAAGCCCGCCAACGTGCTGCTGGCGGCCGATGCTTCGCCGAAACTGGTCGACTTCAACATCA from Pirellulales bacterium encodes the following:
- a CDS encoding aminotransferase class III-fold pyridoxal phosphate-dependent enzyme yields the protein MDHHAELAQLVMPAGSNGEFNLPSELSIVIERGHGCELWDTTGRRFLDFSTGWGSVLVGHARPEVVAAVTRQAALGSNFSYPTAPTVALAAELVRLSPACEQVRFCASGTEATMYCQRLARAFTGRPKILKFEGAYHGANEVGVTSLFPQAPPDFPQPDPTSAGIEEIARVGILVAPYNDLAVTRRLIEAHVHELAAVIVEPLQRCTPPRPGFLEGLRELTRQHDVLLIFDEVVTGFRLAYGGAQEYYGVVPDLVAYGKALGGGYPIGAFGGRRELLALVCEERLGQLPYVWTASTLGGNPISAAAALAALGVFRGAGVYARLHALGRYLRSGLVGALQAYGVVGQILGDGPLAQVVFSPQPVHDYRSGLRADRARARALMLELFRSGIFLNPMGTKLYLSLAHDEAACDELIELFTAALRRTG
- a CDS encoding sigma-70 family RNA polymerase sigma factor, which translates into the protein MNDDEQQALVERLKQGDGEALGQYLAAKGPQLLGYIVRQMGPGLRSRIEPEDLAQEVSAEAVRSLPAMELGDRDPFGWLCQIAQRRIVDAHRRLFGAQKRSAAREVSIDNRTDDSNRGGFINLLVASMTTASQAFSRGQREVKLLAALDELPEEQREALRLRYVEGLPSKEIAEKLGKSDGAVRVMLSRSLTKLQGILGPMLEK